One segment of Vicia villosa cultivar HV-30 ecotype Madison, WI unplaced genomic scaffold, Vvil1.0 ctg.000621F_1_1, whole genome shotgun sequence DNA contains the following:
- the LOC131629883 gene encoding F-box/FBD/LRR-repeat protein At1g13570-like, which yields MRTSRKKKKKAKQNDRISDLPSHVIDDILANLKIRDLVRTSILSKKWRYMWTSAPHLCFDYDFFERFLHLDDPDPVVCKIIMDVLMLRNGPICKFSIDVSLYCGFSMENINMWIPFMSEHIKHLELETYCIPEDDENKKMPDILFSCKELTFLKFSSFDLSVPPNFYAFKKLLELHLVMVTFEPSALESLMSGCPFLEKLGLEECTCSDYLVISSPSLKVLVLVLYETKSICLKEAKNLIDFTLKAYRTRSLIKTLPNIKKFSLGKLIEQYPYAGIPLNPVIPPYADIPPTLLTSSFSSLEYLKLEDFNFNDKEDILYVVSVLKSAPRLIELIIKQRFSKVDTTQVFDLSKELKSLSCCLKLQTVKVYTGDCSQYAMSLIKSILANSPLLKILTFYFCSYDRLDSRMLLKISQDLLMMKRASTGAQVNFLHSAY from the exons ATGAGGACTTcgcggaagaagaagaagaaggccaAACAAAATGATCGAATTAGTGACTTACCAAGTCATGTCATTGATGATATCCTAGCAAACTTGAAAATCCGAGACCTAGTTAGGACTAGTATTTTGTCTAAAAAGTGGAGGTATATGTGGACTTCAGCCCCAcatctttgttttgattatgaCTTTTTTGAAAGGTTTCTGCATCTTGATGACCCTGACCCGGTAGTTTGTAAAATCATCATGGATGTTCTTATGCTCCGCAATGGGCCAATATGCAAGTTTTCTATTGACGTATCTTTATACTGTGGCTTCTCAATGGAAAATATCAATATGTGGATCCCCTTTATGTCAGAGCATATTAAACATCTCGAGCTTGAGACCTACTGTATTCCTgaagatgatgaaaataaaaaaatgccgGATATTCTCTTCTCTTGTAAGGAATTGACTTTCCTTAAATTTAGTTCATTTGACTTGTCAGTTCCACCTAATTTCTACGCCTTTAAAAAATTGCTTGAACTTCACTTAGTTATGGTTACATTCGAGCCCAGTGCACTTGAGAGTCTTATGTCTGGTTGTCCATTTCTTGAAAAGCTCGGCCTTGAAGAATGTACTTGTTCtgattatcttgttatatcttCTCCTTCTCTCAAAGTCTTAGTGCTAGTATTGTACGAAACAAAGTCAATTTGTCTCAAGGAAGCTAAGAATCTGATCGATTTTACACTCAAGGCATATCGTACTAGAAGTTTGATCAAAACTTTGCCAAATATTAAGAAGTTTTCTCTGGGCAAATTGATAGAACAG TATCCATATGCTGGTATTCCTCTAAATCCTGTTATTCCTCCATATGCTGATATTCCTCCCACGCTGCTAACAAGTTCATTCAGCTCTTTAGAGTATTTGAAATTGGAGGACTTCAATTTCAATGATAAAGAAGACATTTTGTATGTTGTCAGTGTTCTCAAAAGTGCTCCTAGGTTGATTGAACTTATTATTAAACAG AGATTCAGCAAGGTTGATACCACACAAGTGTTTGACCTTTCAAAGGAGTTAAAAAGCCTTAGTTGTTGCCTTAAACTTCAGACTGTGAAAGTCTACACTGGAGATTGCTCTCAGTATGCAATGAGTTTGATAAAGTCCATACTTGCAAATTCTCCTTTGTTAAAGATTCTTACTTTTTATTTCTGCAGTTATGATAGATTAGATTCACGTATGTTGTTAAAAATTTCACAAGACTTGTTAATGATGAAACGAGCATCAACAGGAGCACAGGTTAATTTCCTTCACTCTGCTTATTGA